From Xiphophorus hellerii strain 12219 chromosome 9, Xiphophorus_hellerii-4.1, whole genome shotgun sequence, a single genomic window includes:
- the ing5a gene encoding inhibitor of growth protein 5a: protein MATAIYLEHYLDSIENLPCELQRNFTLMRDLDNRTEEKKGEIDKLAEEYIANVKNLASAQRVEHLQKIQNAYSKCKEFSDDKVQLAMQTYEMVDKHIRRLDADLARFENELKEKLEQSGYESADGRALKKSEMRSQREKRGSRGRGRKGSDEDSPRKKKKASPVLSDALLPMQPSDVLDMPVDPNEPTYCLCHQVSYGEMIGCDNPDCPIEWFHFACVDLATKPKGKWFCPRCTQDRKKK from the exons ATGGCAACGGCAATTTACTTGGAGCATTATCTTGACA GTATAGAAAATCTACCATGTGAGTTACAGAGGAACTTCACCTTGATGCGGGACCTGGACAACAGAACCGAGG AAAAGAAAGGCGAGATCGACAAGCTGGCGGAGGAGTACATAGCGAATGTGAAGAACCTCGCCTCGGCGCAGAGAGTGGAACACCTGCAGAAGATCCAGAACGCCTACAGCAAGTGCAAAGAGTTCAGTGATGACAAAGTCCAGCTTGCCATGCAGACGTATGAAATG GTGGATAAACATATCCGCAGACTGGATGCAGACCTGGCTCGGTTTGAGAACGAGCTGAAGGAGAAACTAGAACAGAGCGGCTATGAAAGTGCAGATGGAAGAGCGCTGAAAA AGAGCGAGATGCGGAGCCAGAGAGAGAAGCGTGGGTCCAGGGGTCGAGGAAGGAAGGGCTCCGATGAAGATTCTcccagaaagaagaagaaggccaG TCCTGTCCTGAGCGACGCCCTCCTGCCGATGCAACCGTCAGACGTTTTGGACATGCCGGTGGACCCCAATGAGCCGACGTACTGCCTGTGCCACCAGGTTTCCTACGGAGAGATGATCGGATGTGATAATCCTGAT TGTCCCATTGAGTGGTTCCACTTTGCCTGTGTTGACCTCGCCACCAAACCAAAAGGAAAATG GTTCTGTCCGAGGTGCACTcaagacaggaagaaaaaatga
- the LOC116726531 gene encoding laminin subunit alpha-3-like — protein MKQKAPLLWLAVWLFFSFAPICLSAQSNSKGWHDRDTQRLGNKSGTKKFCDPSVSDQTAGAVPECTPGFYREPTGPSKGRCVPCRCNGLSDLCDAQTGNCMNCWFNAAGDRCERCREGFYGHAANRTCRACPCPSTHNNFAVACLDISPGVVECLCKRGYSGARCER, from the exons ATGAAGCAGAAAGCGCCTTTGCTTTGGCTTGCAGTgtggttgtttttctcttttgctccAATTTGCCTTTCTGCTCAGAGCAATTCAAAAGGCTGGCACGACAGAGACACTCAGAGGCTTGGGAATAAAAGTGGCACGAAAAAGTTCTGTGATCCCTCCGTCAGCGACCAGACAGCAGGTGCTGTCCCAGAG TGCACCCCTGGCTTCTACAGAGAACCGACAGGACCAAGTAAGGGACGGTGTGTGCCATGCCGCTGCAACGGACTCTCTGATTTGTGTGATGCACAAACAGGGAACTGCATG AACTGCTGGTTTAACGCCGCGGGGGATCGATGTGAGCGGTGCAGGGAGGGCTTCTACGGACACGCAGCCAACAGGACTTGCCGAGCCTGTCCCTGTCCCTCCACACACAACAA tTTTGCAGTAGCCTGCCTCGACATCAGCCCAGGAGTTGTTGAATGTTTGTGTAAAAGAGGCTACAGTGGAGCTCGCTGCGAGAGGTGA
- the ankrd29 gene encoding LOW QUALITY PROTEIN: ankyrin repeat domain-containing protein 29 (The sequence of the model RefSeq protein was modified relative to this genomic sequence to represent the inferred CDS: inserted 1 base in 1 codon), translated as MSECASTERHESRLRSXRMSFKKETPLANAGFWAARKGNLALLQLLLNSGRVDADCRDSYGTTALMVASYNGHYECVKELIMQGADINYQRETGSTALFFASQQGHHDVVKLLFEFGASTELRTKDGGTALTVASQYGHSTVVDVLLKNGANVHERLNDGATPLFLAAQGGHVTVIRQLLASGAKVNQAREDGTAPLWMAAQMGHSEAVKVLLLRGADRDADRLDGSTALFKAALKGHNGVVEELLKFSPTLGLLKNGSTALHAAVVGGNIRTVLLLLAANADTALPNEHNELPADLTKSDRILRVLRQKVVNRDS; from the exons ATGAGTGAGTGCGCATCAACGGAGCGCCATGAGTCACGACTGAGGT GCAGGATGTCTTTCAAG AAGGAAACACCCCTGGCTAACGCCGGGTTCTGGGCGGCCAGGAAGGGAAACCTGGCTctgcttcagctgctgctcAACAGCGGGCGAGTGGACGCCGACTGCAGAGACAGT TATGGAACGACAGCGCTGATGGTGGCGTCATACAACGGCCATTATGAGTGCGTCAAAGAGCTCATTATGCAAGGAGCAGACATTAATTACCAGAGAGAG ACAGGTTCGACGGCCTTGTTCTTCGCCTCGCAGCAGGGACACCATGACGTCGTGAAGCTGCTGTTTGAGTTCGGCGCCTCCACCGAACTACGGACAAAG GACGGTGGCACAGCCCTCACCGTTGCCTCGCAATACGGACACTCGACAGTGGTGGACGTCCTGTTGAAGAACGGAGCCAACGTTCACGAGAGGCTAAAC gatggAGCTACACCTTTATTCCTAGCTGCCCAGGGGGGTCATGTGACTGTGATTCGTCAGCTGCTGGCTTCTGGCGCCAAGGTGAACCAAGCCAGGGAG GACGGCACGGCACCCTTGTGGATGGCAGCTCAGATGGGACACAGTGAGGCGGTGAAGGTCCTTCTGTTACGCGGAGCAGATCGGGATGCTGACAGATTA GATGGATCGACGGCGTTATTCAAAGCAGCGCTGAAAGGACACAACGGCGTCGTCGAGGAGCTGCTGAAATTTTCTCCTACGCTCGGCCTTCTCAAG AATGGCTCCACTGCCCTTCACGCTGCCGTCGTGGGTGGGAATATTCGGACTGTACTCCTGCTGCTTGCAGCCAACGCCGATACCGCTTTACCCAACGAG CATAACGAACTCCCCGCTGACCTCACAAAGAGCGATCGCATCCTGAGGGTTTTGCGCCAGAAAGTTGTGAACAGAGACAGCTGA
- the LOC116726031 gene encoding vacuolar protein sorting-associated protein 4B-like produces the protein MAGGNLQKAIDLASKAAQEDKAKNYEEALRCYEHAIQYFLHVIKYEAQGDRAKQSIRAKCADYLDRAEQLKVYLKQKEKSPPAKPVKESGDKGSESDEGEDQEKKKFKNQLSGAIVMEKPNVKWNDVAGLEGAKEALKEAVILPIKFPHLFTGKRTPWRGILLFGPPGTGKSYLAKAVATEANNSTFFSVSSSDLVSKWLGESEKLVKNLFALAREHKPSIIFIDEIDSLCGSRSENESEAARRIKTEFLVQMQGVGNDNDGILVLGATNIPWTLDSAIRRRFEKRIYIPLPEEHARSFMFKLHLGSTPNGLTDDNFVTLGKKTDGYSGADISIIVRDALMQPVRRVQSATHFKKVRGSPFSNPDVVVDDLLTPCSPGDPDAVEMTWMEVPGEKLLEPVVSMADMLRSLSNTKPTVNEQDLDKLKKFTEDFGQEG, from the exons ATGGCGGGCGGAAATTTACAG AAAGCTATTGACCTGGCCAGCAAGGCGGCACAGGAGGACAAAGCCAAGAACTACGAGGAGGCCCTCAGATGTTATGAGCATGCCATACAGTACTTCCTACATGTTATCAAAT ACGAGGCGCAGGGCGACCGAGCGAAGCAGAGTATCCGGGCGAAGTGTGCCGACTACCTGGACCGAGCCGAGCAGCTGAAGGTTTACCTGAAGCAGAAGGAGAAGAGTCCTCCGGCCAAACCTGTCAAAGAGTCCGGGGACAAAGG GAGTGAAAGCGATGAAGGGGAAGAtcaggagaaaaagaaattcaaaaatcaGCTCTCAG GTGCCATTGTAATGGAAAAACCAAATGTGAAGTGGAACGATGTTGCGGGACTGGAAGGAGCCAAGGAAGCCTTGAAAGAAGCTGTCATCCTCCCAATCAAATTCCCTCATCTGTTCACAG GCAAGCGGACTCCATGGCGGGGAATCCTCCTGTTTGGTCCTCCGGGAACAGGGAAGTCCTACCTGGCCAAGGCGGTAGCGACAGAAGCCAACAACTCCACCTTcttctccgtctcctcctctgACCTGGTGTCCAAGTGGCTGGGGGAAAGCGAAAA ACTGGTGAAGAACCTGTTCGCTCTAGCGCGGGAACACAAACCGTCGATCATTTTCATCGACGAGATCGACTCCCTCTGCGGCTCGAGGAGCGAAAACGAGAGCGAGGCCGCTCGAAGAATCAAGACGGAGTTCCTTGTTCAGATGCAAG GCGTTGGAAATGACAACGATGGAATCCTGGTGCTGGGGGCCACAAATATTCCTTGGACGCTAGACTCGGCCATCAGGAGAAG GTTTGAGAAGCGGATCTACATTCCTCTGCCAGAGGAGCACGCCCGCTCCTTCATGTTCAAGCTGCACCTGGGCTCCACCCCCAACGGGCTGACGGACGACAACTTTGTCACTCTGGGCAAGAAGACAGACGGCTACTCAGGGGCAGACATCAGCATAATTGTCAGGGACGCCCTCATGCAGCCCGTCAGGAGGGTTCAGTCAGCGACTCActtcaaaaag GTTCGCGGATCCCCGTTTAGCAACCCCGACGTTGTGGTTGACGACCTGCTGACGCCGTGCTCACCTGGAGATCCCGACGCCGTAGAGATGACGTGGATGGAGGTTCCTGGGGAAAAGCTGTTGGAGCCTGTGGTGTCCATG GCCGACATGCTCCGGTCTCTGAGCAACACCAAGCCCACGGTCAACGAGCAAGACCTGGACAAGCTGAAGAAGTTTACGGAAGATTTTGGTCAAGAAGGCTAA
- the cts12 gene encoding cathepsin L1 produces the protein MGTKQTHLCAAGLVSLLLRAALLSVLLCSPQTVLSESDEVVLTEWEIWKSSNGISYDESEDMQRRAIWEDNKRKIEDHNQGFLLGRMSFAMAMNKYGDLTRQEYQNLQGAKINAQFVPRGKEDSAQSLRYKAKKLEAAVVDYRSMGYVTEVKDQGYCGSCWAFSTTGAIEGQLYKKSGQLVSLSEQNLVDCSKPFGTYGCSGAWMANAYDYVISNGLQTTDTYPYTSVDSQPCFYDSRLAVAHIRDYRFIPKGDEQALADAVATVGPITVAVDADHASFLFYSSGIYNEPSCNPNHLSHAVLLVGYGSEEGQDYWIVKNSWGTSWGEGGYMRMARNGGNTCGIASYALYPIL, from the exons ATGGGAACAAAACAGACTCACCTGTGTGCAG CTGGGCTGGTGAGCCTTCTGCTGAGGGCGGCCCTGCTCTCCGTCCTGCTGTGCAGCCCGCAGACGGTGCTGTCGGAATCGGACGAGGTGGTCCTGACCGAGTGGGAGATCTGGAAAAGCAGCAATGGCATAAGCTACGACGAATCA GAAGACATGCAGCGGAGGGCCATCTGGGAGGACAACAAGCGCAAGATTGAAGACCACAACCAAGGCTTTCTCCTGGGGAGGATGTCCTTTGCTATGGCCATGAATAAATATGGAGACCTT ACAAGGCAGGAATACCAAAATCTGCAGGGAGCCAAGATCAACGCCCAGTTTGTGCCAAGAGGAAAGGAGGATTCAGCTCAAAGTCTGCGCTACAAAGCTAAGAAACTAGAAGCTGCGGTTGTTGACTACAGGAGCATGGGCTATGTCACTGAGGTGAAAGACCAG GGCTATTGCGGCTCGTGCTGGGCTTTCAGCACAACAGGGGCGATAGAAGGACAACTGTACAAGAAATCGGGTCAGCTGGTGTCTTTGAGCGAGCAGAACCTGGTGGACTGCTCCAAACCTTTTGGCACCTACGGGTGCAGTGGCGCCTGGATGGCCAACGCCTACGACTACGTGATCAGCAACGGTCTGCAGACGACAGACACCTATCCGTACACCTCCGTG GACTCACAGCCCTGTTTCTACGACAGCAGGCTTGCAGTGGCTCATATCAGAGACTACAGGTTCATTCCCAAAGGAGACGAGCAGGCGCTGGCCGACGCTGTGGCAACCGTCGGGCCAATTACAGTAGCTGTGGATGCTGATCATGCAAGCTTCCTCTTCTACAGCTCAG GAATTTACAACGAGCCCAGCTGTAACCCCAACCACCTGAGCCACGCAGTTCTGCTGGTCGGCTACGGCTCTGAGGAAGGACAAGACTACTGGATCGTCAAAAACAG ttgGGGAACCAGCTGGGGTGAGGGCGGATACATGCGGATGGCCCGGAACGGCGGCAACACTTGTGGCATCGCAAGCTATGCTTTGTACCCAATTTTATGA
- the plekhb2 gene encoding pleckstrin homology domain-containing family B member 2 — MAVVKSGWLHRQSTILRRWKRNWFDLWADGRLVFYNDQQRRDMEDDIHMRVHCINIRGSAACQELNPPDGKARDALFQIVCRDGRVISLCADSADDALAWTMALQDARINTVVAAPQIGFAQEVVASAPPPYSEYAQPQVYAPGPYGDYTAPPAHPTQIIYSGEGRHYAVAYPYQYQGGYMAPEVNHVIIQERPRGDAGDVALGMLAGAATGLAISSLFSVF, encoded by the exons ATGGCTGTGGTAAAAAGTGGCTGGCTCCACAGACAAA gcaCCATCCTACGGCGGTGGAAAAGAAACTGGTTTGACCTGTGGGCCGACGGACGCCTGGTGTTCTACAATGACCAGCAGCGGCGTGACATGGAGGATGACATCCACATGAGAGTCCACTGCATTAACATCCGCGGCTCTGCTGCTTGTCAGG AGCTGAACCCACCGGATGGGAAAGCGCGTGACGCATTGTTCCAGATCGTGTGCAGAGACGGGCGGGTCATCAGCTTGTGTGCGGACAGCGCAGATGATGCCTT AGCATGGACCATGGCACTGCAGGATGCCAGGATAAACACG GTGGTAGCTGCTCCTCAGATTGGCTTTGCGCAGGAAGTCGTGGCATCTGCTCCTCCTCCTTACTCAGAGTACGCCCAGCCACAG GTTTATGCTCCAGGCCCATACGGAGACTACACCGCTCCGCCTGCTCATCCCACACAGATTATATACTCCGGCGAAGGGCGACACTACGCTGTTGCTTATCCATATCAATATCAAG GTGGATATATGGCCCCCGAAGTGAACCACGTGATTATCCAGGAGCGGCCGCGCGGCGACGCGGGGGACGTGGCTCTGGGCATGCTCGCCGGAGCAGCCACCGGTCTGGCAATCAGCTCGCTCTTCTCCGTTTTCTAA